The Peptacetobacter hiranonis DNA window AACTGCCGGTGAACTTCACGACATAATGATGGTTGAAGGAGCAGAAGTGTTAAAAGAAACTGTTGATTTAATAGCAGAAGGAAAAGCTCCAAGAATTCAGCAGAATCATGCAGAATTTACTTATGCACCTACAATGGATAAAGAATTAGGTCATGTAGATTTTAGCAAGACTTCAAGAGAAATACACAATCTAGTTAGAGGAGTTAATCCTTGGCCAAGTGCTTATGCTATATACAATGAAGGAAAGATGAAAATCTGGAAAACAGAAGTATTAAACGAAACTAGCAATAAAGAGCCTGGTACTATACTAGGTACAGATAAAATGGGGATAAAAGTAAGTACAGGAGATGGCGTAATTTTAATAAAAGAAATGCAGATGCCAAATAAAAAGAGAATGCCTGTATCAGAATATATAAAAGGTAACAGTGTAGAAACTGGAGCCGTTCTTTCATAGGTGATATCATGTCAGATATGAAGAAATATTCAATAAGTATAGCTATTTTATTTTCTGTGCTACTTGCAATAACTTTGATAGGTGATTTTTTAGTAGCTGGAACACCAACTTTAATAATATATATAAGTATAATTTTAATTTCGATAATTGCAGCAATATTATTATTCTCTGCAATTATAACTAAAAAAGTTTTAGACGATAAAAAAGTTAGTCCAAGCTTAATGAAAATCAATTATAGAATTGTAAAATTATTATATCCTATAATTGTAGTTATTTCAGAATTAGCGGGGATGTCTAAGAGTGGGATTAGAAGAGTTTTTATTAAATTAAATAATAGCTATGTTAGAACTGGAAAATATTCTTTTAAGGGTAAGGATATACTAGTATTATTACCTCATTGTCTACAGCAGCATACATGTAAATTTAGAGTTACATCTACAATAGAAAATTGTGCGAGATGTGGACTTTGTAATATAGCAGATCTTGCAAAATTGGGAGATGATGAAGATGTGCATGTATTTATAGCAACAGGTGGAACTTTGGCTAGAAAGGTTATAATAGAAAATAGACCAAAAGCTGTAATTGCAGTTGCTTGCGAGAGAGATTTAACTGAGGGGATAATAGATGTCAAGGGAATTCCAGTACTTGGTGTATATAATGAAAGGCCTAATGGACCTTGTTTTGACACTAGGGTAAATATGGAAATGGTAAGAGAAGCTGTATCGTTTTTTAAAGGAAAATAGGACGGTGATTTTAAAATGATGCCATATTATGGAATGGGTATGTTTTATGACCCAACAATGATGATTTTAATACCTGCGATACTATTTACAATGTACGCACAGTTTAAAGTATCATCAACTACAAATAGATTTTTTAGAATAAAATCTCGTAGCGGATATAATGGACAGCAGACTGCGGAGAGAATTTTAGCAGCTAACGGAATAAGAGATGTTAGAATAGTTCCGATAAGAGGGACTTTAACTGACCATTACGATCCAAGAAGAAAAGTACTTAGATTATCAGAAGAAGTGTACTATGGTACATCTATAACTTCTGTTGCTGTTGCGGCACATGAATGTGGTCATGCACTACAGCATGCTTATGGATATAAGCCTCTAGAAATAAGAGGGGCAATAGTTCCGGTTGTAAACTTTGCTTCTAGTTTATCTTGGATACTTATATTTGTAGGTTTATTCTTCTCTGGAAATAATACTATGCTACAGATTGGGATATTAATGTTCTCTGCAACAGTAATTTTCCAGTTAATAACTCTTCCGGTAGAGTTTAATGCTTCTAGTAGAGCATTAGTTCAGTTACAGGATTTAGGTATTGTGGATAGTGGAGAAGCAAGAGATAGTAGAAAAGTATTATCTGCAGCTGCTATGACTTATGTTGCTGCGGCATTAACTGCAATACTACAACTTGCAAGACTATTACTAATAGCAAACAATAGAGATGACTAAATAGACTGGCTGTCACAATATTTTGTGGCAGTCTTTTTTTATTCCTAAGGAAATTATAATAATTTAAAACTGTGGAAAACTTATGTACAATAGTAATATGAATGTATTGAAAAAACAAAAAGATGAAAAAATCATTAAGAAAATATTAAAAAATCACTTTGAAGAATTCAAACTAAAATATTGGAATAAAGTTAGAAGAGAAATGAGGGATCAGATAGAAAATACTGTAATAAAGGCTTTAAATTGTGGAAATATAGAAAAAGGATATATAAAACATAAATGTATAGACTGTGGAGAGGAGTATATTCAAGGGTTCACTTGTAAAAGTAAGTTTTGCACAAAGTGTGGAAGAAAATATTCTATGGAATGGGCAGAAAAACAGGTAGAAAATATTCTTGATGTTTCTCATAGACATGCAGTTTTCACAATTCCAGAGGAGTTAAGAGTCTATTTCTACAGAAAGCGAGAGCTTTTAAAAGATTTACAAGATGCTACATATAAGGTATTAGATAGTTTTCATAAAAAGAAAACAAATGGAGATTATGAATTAGGGGTAATTGCTGTAGTACACACTTTTGGTGGAGATTTAAAATGGAATCCTCACATACATGCCTTATACACCGAAGGTGGAATAGATAGAAATAATAAGTGGTTTAAAAAATTAGATTTCATACCGTATACATATATGAAAAAAGTATGGCGAAAGTTGGTACTAGATATAATAAAAAACAACTTTAGAGATAGAAAAACTAGAAATTTGATAAATAAGTTATATAAGAAAGAATTCTATGTAAATGCAGAAAGACGTTTAACTAATATAAAACAGGCAACTCAATATATAGGTAGATATTTGGCTAGACCAGCTATCGCTGAGTATAGAATAATTAATTACGATGGGAAAAATGTAACTTACTGGTATGAAAACAAAAAACCTAAGGGAAAAAGAGAAATAACTGTAAATGTATTAGAATTTATAGGTAAAATAACCCAACATATTCACCCGAAGGGTTTTAGAGTTGCAAGAAGATACGGTCTATATTCAAGAGTAAAAAATAAATTAAGCATAGAAATATTGAAATTATATAATTTTATGAGACACAGAAATATATCTAAGCTGATAAAAAAGAAGAATACAGTAAAGAAAAATTTTAAAGATAGATTGATAGAATCATTTGGAGTAAATCCTTATATTTGTAAAAAGTGTGGAAAAGACATGATTCTATGGGAAATATGGCATTATAAATATGGATTAATATATAATGTACTAGATAAATCAAATTATAAAAGAATAATCTACGAAGAAATTATAGAAAAAGAAATTTCTTTGAATACAACAACACAAAAAGAATTATTTTAAAAGTCTATTAAATAGGCTAGCTTTGCTATACTCAAATATAAATAATAGTGTATAATTAGTGTAATTAAAATTATTAGGAGAAATAGTATGCTAAAAGAATTAGAAGAAATGAGTAAAGGACAAAAGTTATACAATTATGAATGTAAGTCTTGTGGATTTGAAAAAGGAGTACCAGAATTTATATTAGAAGAACTAAGACAAGATGCATTCTTTTCATTGGGAGCGATAGCTTCGCTAAATGAAAAAAATATGCCAGAATTAATTTGTCCTAATTGTGGAGCTAAATTTGAATACAAAAAAACTGACGACCGTTAGGTGTCAGTTAAAGGTACTGTCACAAGAACACCTTTTAAAGGTGTTCTGTGGCAGTATTTTTTATGCCTTGAATAATTATTTGAATTCCTCTCCAGGCTTCAATGCCCCGCAAAATTATATAAAACCTTAAATCTGTTGCGGGGCATTTCCAGATTGTCGAGTTCATTTCAAATAATTATTCAAGACAAAAAGAACTGCTAACAAAATATAAGTGCCAGCCGAGCCTAAAGATAAAAAGATAGAAATAGGTGTGGGGAGCTTGAGATTATGATTAGTATAGTAAAAATAGAAATATTAGACGAAAAATAATGAAAAAATAAAAGTTTAGGAAATTAGCAATCTAATAAATATTGCTTTTTTGTATGGAAATCAGTTTGAGTTGATAAAATTAATTTATACACCAAATGGTGGAAATTTTTATCTCATAAAGAAGATGTATATAGCCAAAAGCTACGACAATCTACAGACGACACGCAACTTTTAAATGTGTTATATAAAAGGGTGTGTCGTCGAAGCCTGGAGTGCGTTGGCTATATCATCTTCTTTTTTGAGTGACAGAATTCTATCATTTGGTGTATAATTAATATTAGATTACTATGCAAGTTTGTTGCATAAAGATAGAGAGGTTAATAATATGAACGCAAGAGAGGCGGCATTTAAGATTCTTTGCGATATTGAGATAGAGAAAAATTACTCTAATATGGCAATTAATAAAATTTTTAAGAATGAAAAGATAAGTGATAAAGATAAAGGGCTTGCGACAGAGCTTGTTTATGGAGTTATAGAAAATAGAAAATACTTAGATTTTATAATAAATAAATTATCAAAGATAAAAGTTAAGAAGATGTCTAGTTTTGTTAAGATAATTCTTAGAATGGGTACATATCAGATTTTATTTTTAGACAAGATTGAAGACCATGCAGCTGTTAATGAGACAGTTAAGCTGGCTAGTAAATACGATGGAAAGTCTAAGGGATTTGTAAATGCTATTTTAAGAAATGAGATAAGACAGAAGAGAACTATAAAATACATAGATATAGAGGATCCAATCAGAAGATTAGCTGTTAAGTATTCATATCAGCAGTGGATAGTAGAAGATTGGGTTAAAAACTTTGGTATAGAGTTTGCAGAGGAGCTTCTTGAGGCTTTAAACGAAAGACCAGATTTATATGTTAGAACAAATACTTTAAAGATAGATAGAAATTCTCTTTTAAAAGAATTTGAAAAAGAGGGAATTAAGGCAAGTAAGGCTATGTTACCAGAAGAGGCTATAATGGTTGAGAACTTTAAAGGAATAGAAAGCTCTAGATTATATAAAGAGGGACTATTTACTGTTCAGGATATAAGTTCTATGCTTGTGGCTAAGGTCGTAGCTCCTAAGGAAGGCGATATGGTATTAGATATGTGCAGTGCACCAGGTGGAAAGAGTACTCACATGGCTGAGCTTATGAAAAACACAGGAAAGATAGTATCAAGAGATGTTTTTGAGCACAAGATTAAAGTAATAAAGGCAGCTGCGAAAAGACTAGGTATAACAAATATAGAAGCTGAAGAATTTGATGCAGCTAATTTAGATGAAAATAGTATAGAAAAATTTGATTGTGTATTAACAGATGTGCCTTGTTCTGGACTTGGAATAATAAGAAGAAAACCAGAAATAAAATATAAAGCTAAAGAAGAATTGGTAGATTTACCGAAAATTCAAAGTAAAATACTTGAAAATGCATCTAAATATGTTAAAATAAATGGAACTTTAGTATATTCAACTTGTACAGTTCAGGACTGTGAAAATATAGAAGTTGTTGAGAAGTTCTTAAAAGAAAATCCAAACTACGAATTAGTTCCAATAGAAGGAATAAATGTAGATCCAGAGGAGCAGGAAAAAGGTTATATAAAAATATATCCAAATGTTCATGGAATGGATGGATTCTTTATAGCAAAAATGAAAAGAGTTAAATAATAAATGAGGTAATATTATGGAAAATAAAAAGGCTTTGAAAAATTTTACAGAAGCTGAGATGAAAGAATTTATGAAAGAAATCGGAGAAAAGGCATTTAGAGGAACTCAGGTTTATTCTTGGATTTACAAAGGTGCTAAAACTTTCGATGATATGAAAAATATTCCAAAATCTCTTAGAGAAAAGCTTGAAGAGGTTTCATATATAGGTAATATAGATATTGAGTTAAAACTTGAATCAAAAGATGGGAAAACTAAAAAATATCTATTTTTACTAAATGATGGAAATATAATAGAAACAGTTATGATGGACTACGATAGCAGAGTTACTGTTTGTGTTTCTAACCAGGTAGGTTGTAGAATGGGATGTAGATTCTGTGCATCTACTATGGATGGGTTGGTGAGAAACCTTGAGCCATGGGAAATACTAGACCAGATAATGAAGATTCAGGAAGATACTGGAAAGAGAGTATCTAATCTGGTTCTTATGGGAAGTGGTGAGCCACTAGACAACTACGATAATACAAAACAGTTCTTAAAAATCGTAAATGATGAAAATGGATTAAATATAGGGTATAGACATATAACGTTATCTACATGTGGTATAGTTCCTAAGATTTACGAGCTAGCAGATTTAGAAATTCCTATAAACCTTGCAATTTCTCTTCATTCTCCTTATGATGAGAAGAGAAAAGAAATAATGCCTGTAGCTAATAAATACAGTATCAAGGAAATTTTAGATGCTTGTAGATACTATATTAAAAAGACTAATAGAAGGGTTACATTTGAATATTCTTTAATAAAGGGTGTAAATGATGGTAAGAAAGAAGCAGAAGCTTTAGCATCTCTATTAAAAGGAATGCTTTGCCATGTAAATTTAATACCTATAAATGAAGTTGATGAGAGGGATTTCAAAAAACCGGATAAGGCATTTATATATAAATTCAGAGATTATCTTGAAGAAAGAAATATTCCAGCGACTGTCAGAATTTCTATGGGTTCTGATATAAGTGGAGCTTGTGGACAGTTAAGAAGAAAACACAAGTAATCTGAAAAGGAGGGATTTTATGGAATTTTATTTTGCCTCTGATGTGGGATTGGTTAGAAAAAATAATGAGGATTATTGTAAGTGTGAGATTGTTGAAGTAGAAAATGAGGAAATTGGCTTGTTTGCTATAGCTGACGGTATGGGAGGCTATAAAAAAGGAGAGGTAGCCAGCAAGATGGCAGCCGAAAATATTATCCTTTTTCTAAAAGAAAACTTACTTCAAACTAGCAAAATTAAGATAGAATATATAGACGATATACTAAAACAAGCGTATAATAATGTGAATAGCCTAATTTTTGAAAAAGCTTCAGAAGATGAAAGTTTTTCAGGAATGGGAACAACATTGACAACTGCTATATTATACAAAAATTATTTGTATATAGCTAATGTCGGCGATAGTAGAGGATATGTCTACAATGAAGAAAATGGTTTAAGAAGAATAACAAGAGATCATTCTTATGTTGAGGAATTAGTTGAAAGCAATGAGATTACAGAAGAAGAAGCTTTAACTCATCCAAATAGAAGTATTATAACTAGAGCAATAGGTCCAGATCCTTTTGTCATAGTTGATATATTTAAACAAAATATCGAAAAAAGTGATATAATACTTTTAGCAACAGATGGTCTTACAGGTTGCATTATCGATTCAAAAATAGAAGAGATAATTAAAGAAAATGATGAATTTGAAGATATTAGCGATGAATTAATTGATACAGCCAATAATGCTGGAAACGACAATGTTTCCGTAATACTAGTTAGAGTTTAGTTGGGACGGTGATATAACGTGGGAGATACAATTTTAGGAAATAGATATAAGATAGAAAAGAAAATTGGCGAAGGTGGAATGGCCTATGTTTATGAAGCAAAGGATAAATTGCTTAATAGAGTAGTTGCTGTTAAAGTTTTAAGACCTGAGTTTGTTGATGATCAGGAATTCTTAAAGAAATTTAAAAGAGAGGCTGAAGCGGTTGCAAGTCTTTCGCATCCAAATATAGTTAATGTTTACGACGTTGGAGAAGACGGTAAAGTTCATTACATAGTAATGGAATATGTAAACGGTAAAAACTTAAAAGAAATAATACAGGAAGAGGGTACTCTTGATGAGTATACAGCATTAGACATAACTAAACAGATAGCTATGGCTCTTGGTTGTGCTCACAAAAGGGGAATAATACATAGAGATATAAAACCTCACAACATACTTATATCAAATGAAGGTAGAAGTATAGCTAAGGTTGCAGATTTTGGTATAGCTAAAGCTGTTTCTAACTCTACTATGACTAATATAGGTGGTGTTATAGGTTCTGTACATTACTTCTCTCCAGAACAAGCAAAAGGTAAATTTGTTACTAATAATGCCGATTTATATTCATTAGGTATAGTGCTTTATGAAATGCTTACTGGTAAACTACCTTTCAGAGGAGATACTCCGGTATCTATAGCTCTTCAGCACATAAATGATGATATAGAATTTACAGAAGAAGAAAAGATAAGAATACCTCAGAGTGTAAGAACTATAATCAAAAAGCTTACTGAAAAAAATAGCGCTGATAGATATCAGACTGCTGAGGAACTTATAGAAGATATAGAATACATAGAAAAAAATATAGATTTAGATTTCATAAAAGAATATGATGATTTTGCAACAAGACATATAGACGAAAGAAATCTAAATACAGTTGGAAAACCTAGAATAGCTCCAGCAGCTATAGCAGATATAGATGGTGATGATGCTGGTTATTACGACGATGATGACGAGTACGATGACGATTTATATGATGAAGAGGAAGAAGAAGATTACGTTCCAAAGAGAAAAAGAAAGAAAAAGAAAAAAGTAATAAAAGAAGAAACTCCTAAGACTAAGAAGAGATTAAAAATAGCTGCAGTTATACTATCTCTAATACTTTTAGCTCAGGTAGGTCTATTCTTTAAACTATTTGGTTCAAGTTTATTTGGTGGCGGAAAAGATGAATTAATGGCTCCTAATGTAGAAGGTATGCAGGTAACACAGGCAGAAGCTACACTTGAAGAAATGGGATTAAAATTAGAAATAGCTGGATATGAATATAGTTATTCGGCAGCTGAAAATGAAATAATTTCTCAGGATCCAGATGCTGGTACTGAATTAAAAGAAGGCGATACAGTTACAGTTGTAGTAAGTAAAGGTAATAACAATAAAGAAGAACCTAATGTAATTGGTATGACTTTAAGTCAGGCTCAGGGTATGATTCAGGCAAAAGGATTTGCAGTTGGTAATATAACTTATGAATTTAGTTCTGCTTATAAAGAAGGAACTGTTTTAGGACAGAGTACTTCAAATGGTAAGATATCACTTGTAGTAAGTAAGGGTGAAGATACAGCAAATAAACCAACAGTTCCAACTCCAGAAGATCCAAATGCTAATAATAATGCTGGAACAAATAACAACAGTGGTTCAAGTAATAACGGTGGTTCAAGCAACAATGGTGGCTCATCAAGTGGTGGAGACCATAACAGCGGTGGTTCATCAGGTGGAGGAGACTCTAGTGGTGGTTCATCAGGCGGAGGAGACTCTAGTGGTGGTTCATCAGGCGGAGGAGACTCTAGTGGTGGCTCATCAGGTGGAGGAGAATCTGGTGGCGGTTCATCAGGTGGAGGAGAATCTGGT harbors:
- a CDS encoding DUF116 domain-containing protein, which gives rise to MSDMKKYSISIAILFSVLLAITLIGDFLVAGTPTLIIYISIILISIIAAILLFSAIITKKVLDDKKVSPSLMKINYRIVKLLYPIIVVISELAGMSKSGIRRVFIKLNNSYVRTGKYSFKGKDILVLLPHCLQQHTCKFRVTSTIENCARCGLCNIADLAKLGDDEDVHVFIATGGTLARKVIIENRPKAVIAVACERDLTEGIIDVKGIPVLGVYNERPNGPCFDTRVNMEMVREAVSFFKGK
- a CDS encoding zinc metallopeptidase, encoding MMPYYGMGMFYDPTMMILIPAILFTMYAQFKVSSTTNRFFRIKSRSGYNGQQTAERILAANGIRDVRIVPIRGTLTDHYDPRRKVLRLSEEVYYGTSITSVAVAAHECGHALQHAYGYKPLEIRGAIVPVVNFASSLSWILIFVGLFFSGNNTMLQIGILMFSATVIFQLITLPVEFNASSRALVQLQDLGIVDSGEARDSRKVLSAAAMTYVAAALTAILQLARLLLIANNRDD
- a CDS encoding IS91 family transposase → MNVLKKQKDEKIIKKILKNHFEEFKLKYWNKVRREMRDQIENTVIKALNCGNIEKGYIKHKCIDCGEEYIQGFTCKSKFCTKCGRKYSMEWAEKQVENILDVSHRHAVFTIPEELRVYFYRKRELLKDLQDATYKVLDSFHKKKTNGDYELGVIAVVHTFGGDLKWNPHIHALYTEGGIDRNNKWFKKLDFIPYTYMKKVWRKLVLDIIKNNFRDRKTRNLINKLYKKEFYVNAERRLTNIKQATQYIGRYLARPAIAEYRIINYDGKNVTYWYENKKPKGKREITVNVLEFIGKITQHIHPKGFRVARRYGLYSRVKNKLSIEILKLYNFMRHRNISKLIKKKNTVKKNFKDRLIESFGVNPYICKKCGKDMILWEIWHYKYGLIYNVLDKSNYKRIIYEEIIEKEISLNTTTQKELF
- the rsmB gene encoding 16S rRNA (cytosine(967)-C(5))-methyltransferase RsmB, which produces MNAREAAFKILCDIEIEKNYSNMAINKIFKNEKISDKDKGLATELVYGVIENRKYLDFIINKLSKIKVKKMSSFVKIILRMGTYQILFLDKIEDHAAVNETVKLASKYDGKSKGFVNAILRNEIRQKRTIKYIDIEDPIRRLAVKYSYQQWIVEDWVKNFGIEFAEELLEALNERPDLYVRTNTLKIDRNSLLKEFEKEGIKASKAMLPEEAIMVENFKGIESSRLYKEGLFTVQDISSMLVAKVVAPKEGDMVLDMCSAPGGKSTHMAELMKNTGKIVSRDVFEHKIKVIKAAAKRLGITNIEAEEFDAANLDENSIEKFDCVLTDVPCSGLGIIRRKPEIKYKAKEELVDLPKIQSKILENASKYVKINGTLVYSTCTVQDCENIEVVEKFLKENPNYELVPIEGINVDPEEQEKGYIKIYPNVHGMDGFFIAKMKRVK
- the rlmN gene encoding 23S rRNA (adenine(2503)-C(2))-methyltransferase RlmN, with the translated sequence MENKKALKNFTEAEMKEFMKEIGEKAFRGTQVYSWIYKGAKTFDDMKNIPKSLREKLEEVSYIGNIDIELKLESKDGKTKKYLFLLNDGNIIETVMMDYDSRVTVCVSNQVGCRMGCRFCASTMDGLVRNLEPWEILDQIMKIQEDTGKRVSNLVLMGSGEPLDNYDNTKQFLKIVNDENGLNIGYRHITLSTCGIVPKIYELADLEIPINLAISLHSPYDEKRKEIMPVANKYSIKEILDACRYYIKKTNRRVTFEYSLIKGVNDGKKEAEALASLLKGMLCHVNLIPINEVDERDFKKPDKAFIYKFRDYLEERNIPATVRISMGSDISGACGQLRRKHK
- a CDS encoding Stp1/IreP family PP2C-type Ser/Thr phosphatase encodes the protein MEFYFASDVGLVRKNNEDYCKCEIVEVENEEIGLFAIADGMGGYKKGEVASKMAAENIILFLKENLLQTSKIKIEYIDDILKQAYNNVNSLIFEKASEDESFSGMGTTLTTAILYKNYLYIANVGDSRGYVYNEENGLRRITRDHSYVEELVESNEITEEEALTHPNRSIITRAIGPDPFVIVDIFKQNIEKSDIILLATDGLTGCIIDSKIEEIIKENDEFEDISDELIDTANNAGNDNVSVILVRV
- the pknB gene encoding Stk1 family PASTA domain-containing Ser/Thr kinase translates to MGDTILGNRYKIEKKIGEGGMAYVYEAKDKLLNRVVAVKVLRPEFVDDQEFLKKFKREAEAVASLSHPNIVNVYDVGEDGKVHYIVMEYVNGKNLKEIIQEEGTLDEYTALDITKQIAMALGCAHKRGIIHRDIKPHNILISNEGRSIAKVADFGIAKAVSNSTMTNIGGVIGSVHYFSPEQAKGKFVTNNADLYSLGIVLYEMLTGKLPFRGDTPVSIALQHINDDIEFTEEEKIRIPQSVRTIIKKLTEKNSADRYQTAEELIEDIEYIEKNIDLDFIKEYDDFATRHIDERNLNTVGKPRIAPAAIADIDGDDAGYYDDDDEYDDDLYDEEEEEDYVPKRKRKKKKKVIKEETPKTKKRLKIAAVILSLILLAQVGLFFKLFGSSLFGGGKDELMAPNVEGMQVTQAEATLEEMGLKLEIAGYEYSYSAAENEIISQDPDAGTELKEGDTVTVVVSKGNNNKEEPNVIGMTLSQAQGMIQAKGFAVGNITYEFSSAYKEGTVLGQSTSNGKISLVVSKGEDTANKPTVPTPEDPNANNNAGTNNNSGSSNNGGSSNNGGSSSGGDHNSGGSSGGGDSSGGSSGGGDSSGGSSGGGDSSGGSSGGGESGGGSSGGGESGGGSSDGESSGGETAE